The Ipomoea triloba cultivar NCNSP0323 chromosome 14, ASM357664v1 region ctctcttaAGGTATTCTATTCCTCCACTTTTTTAATCTGTATCTTGAATTCCCGTTTTTGTGCATGAGTGGCTTCGTTCTTGTGTAAATTTTCTACTTTGATTACCTCAATCAGTTTATTCAGTTGTATCATAAtctgggctttttttttttttttttaatggaagtATGAAAGATGGCTCCTTTTTCTCAGTCGGATTTTAAATTTCGAAAGTGTTGTTTTTTTAGCGATTATGGTCAATTTTTTTATCAGCTGTATTCGTGTTTTTAGTTAGGGTTTGAATCTCACAGTGCTTCAATTTTCCAGTGATTAGGGTTCTATGAATTTTATCTTTTGAGCATATTCTGAGAAATCAGATGttctcaacttttggtcctcgGAATACTGTAGAAAGATTgctgttctttatcagttaggactatatatatagaggtccATGATCAGGTGCTAACGGCCATAACCTACAAACCTGCAAACTATTGAAGGATTGCACTGCAACTACTATATGATTGCGCTGCAAAGGTCCTCCAAGCATGTCTGGGAGGCGTGTTGTGGTGCAATCATGTAGTAGTTCGCAGGTTAAGGCTTGTTATCactttgaatatataaataaataaatatatatatatatatatatatatatatatatatatatatatatatatatatatatataggagggtTCTGTTGAGATGCAAGAATAGAGCTTTGTTTTAGGATGCTTTTACTTTTATGAAACTACTATATTCTTAGATTTCAGTTATGGTAAACTTCCAAGCAAGGTCTTTTTAAGTAGAggtaatactccgtataacattttgaaatctttGTTGGATATGATTTCAGATTTGTGCAACCTTGTgtggagagagagaaaagttgAAGCTTGGCTTTTGATAAGGGAAGTTTGACTTCTTCAGCATTGATATAATTGTTACAAGGTAAGGAACTGGCTCTATCTTGCTCtatttcaatgtgtttcttGTAAAAACAAGCAAGTAGTTTGAATCTTTGCTctaaatttcaaagaaaatatttgattgagatgaattATAGGTTACATTTATCATGATGTAGTTGAGTCGTTAGTATGGAGAAGAAGCGATCTTCATATGCATgaattatatgcttaaatgtttttGGGAAATCAAATCACACTTCATCTTCATTCCAATATTCTCTTTTCACAAAATTTGTGCTTGCCTAGAATTTGCGTAGTTTATTATATCTTTGGTTATGTTGTCTTTTTTGGATGGAGGAGCTAACATTGTTTCATTCTCATCTTTGAGATGTGCACTTCTGGTCATCATCATACCAAAATGCAGAATTTTTGTTGTCTTTTGCATTTGAATGGACGCCAAGAAATTTATACAATTGGTggaggagaaaaagaaaagggctTTGGAGAAGAACGAAGCTCGGTTGAAATGGGAGGAGAAGCTTGAAGCGGCATCAAAGGCATGGGAAGATGCTAAAGCCAAAGAGAAGAAGGTGAAAGCTTCGAAGAACAAGAGGAGATCCGAGTCAGAATCTGATAGTGAGAGTGAAAGTGATGGTGGTAGAAAAGCCGTGAAAAGGTCTCACAAGAGGCATAAAAGGCACCATCACCACTCTTCTGATGACGAAGATGACAACAATTCGAAGAGGCGACACCACAAAAGGCATCACAAGCGTCATCGACGATCACATTCTTCTGGCAGTGAGGAATCTTCTAGCGATGACGATGACGGTGCTGGGAGAAGAAGACATCATGCTAAGCATCACAGGCATCATCAGCGTCGCAGGCAGTTGGACTCGAGTGCTTCCGAGTCTTCTGATGAGGACCATCATAAGAGAGGTCATGGAAGGCACCGCAGCAGCAAGCATCACCACCGCTCTCACAGTCATGATGATTCAACATCATCGGACACTGAAGGCTATAAACGGGACAGAAGTAGATCCCTAAGCAAGTCGGCTGATGAAATCGATGATTCTGACAGGAACGAGAAGCAGCACAAgaagaatcatcatcatcaccgtCATGGGCATCGCCATCACAGTAGTCATAACAGCCATAAACAACAGCAGCAGGAGCAGGATGGGGCATCTGATGATAATAAACAGCATGAGTCAGAGTGAGTGAGTGGATGCTTAGGGGTCTGGTCTCTCTGCTAATTCACATCATCACTGCTTTTTTATTCATCACCAAACTCTTTACTATTGACATATGTATTTCTGCTTCCTTTATTAATTTGTACTATTTGGAAACATTAACATTTAACATGTTATTGTGTTGGTATTACTTCAATAGAATTGTCAAGTGTGGGAAATGGCAACGGGTATAACTCATATCTTATCAAATGTGAGAATAAAGTCTCAACATTTAAAATACtgaaatgttcacaattttaattgCACAAGTGAATGTTTAGTTGTTCACAATTTATGTACTGcgtgttcacaattttaattgtGAAGATTAattatgattacatttatttgTTCACaataatgttcacaattttaattatgaagATTAATTATGATGGGTCTACCTTACGGGTCCATATCATTTTGGTCAAATACAAAGGAGTGTAGAATCAACCCAAATACAAGTAGCAATCACCATCTCTACTGCAATAAAAATCTCAACCTTATTTTAGTACCATAGGTTcaaatgttaacaaaatagCAGGCTAACAAATTCTAATGTGTTGTTTCAATAATAGAATAcaaagaatataattatttttcttggGGCTTAGAGTTGCACTACCCTGCCCACAGTAGTCAGTTCCTATGATAATTggcaaaaacaacaaaatgaagCCAAGCATGAAGATGCTGAGAATATGAGAACTACCTACAATTTGTTGCATCTCTTGTCCTGACCTCGCTCACGCATCTTCTGGTTGGTTTAAGACTTAAGAGGCAGCCAGCAGACTTTGCACGTTAAATTTGCAGTCTGGTCGGGCCAAGTTGAATGTTTTATTGAAAACTAGAGAATAATACAACAAACTGGTTACAAATTTTGGGTCAGAAGTTCTTTAAGATCTTCTCGGCTGAAACTCCATCTTCTAAAAGAACAGAGGTAATCTCCTGCAATAGGCAGAggatatatatagttatgatcCTTTATATGTTTGCAAATAAGTACTTAAGTAGCACATTTGTGAATGTAAAACTGGATACTATCGATATCATGTCGTTTGGAAAGTAGACAATGAGAAATTTGTTTGAGCACAAAGATACACGAAAAAATTTCTTGAGGAAATAAACAGAGAAAATTCAAATGTGGCGCACAGAGAGAATATGCAGTATCGAAATGCCTAGGAGAAATTTTTTGTGTGCACCTAAGGCCTTGTTCCGACACCACACTCTACCTGTAGGCTACACCAATACGATGATTTAAGCTCGGTAGCATGGGACTGTAGGAACATCATCAATTTAGTCAAGGTAACCTCACAGTTACTGAAATCTCCACAAAGGCAGTTCTAACTCGGCTCTCAACCAAGTCAAGCCATTTCCCTAAGAGGGTTCATAATTCTTTATCTTCTTAATTGGGTCGAAGTAAAcaccaatagttataccatggacccgtgTCCAtgtacatactgaatgttcacaattcaaattgtgaacattcagtatgtaaattgtgtattttggacccgggtccatagaataatttgcgAGTAAACACATCACCTAAAACAGCACATAGGGAGTACATAGAAACAGCAAGTCTGTGCCCATTATTAACCCTGGCATTTCAGTGTGCACAAGTCTCAAAGGGAAAGAATTACTTAAACCCCATAGACAATAAGACACCTAACTAGTACAACAAAATATACTCACATCCCTGCTCCTTAGCTAATTCTTCGCTTAGATAGGATCTCTTTAGTCTTATTGAGTTATTGAAGAAAATCATTAAGTTGTTTTAAAGCATGCCTATTATAAAGAATGGagtaacaaaataaaaacaatacaattaaACTAATAGCATTTAAATGCAATATCTAGATCACATTTAACAGACATCTATGAATGCAATGGACATTTATTTTCTATCCCAAGATGAAATCAAGTTAAAACAGATAGTCAAATAATTGAGGAAATCCAATATAGTTTAAAGGTCTGTTAACATAAAATAACTTCAAACCTCAGCCATTTGTTTTTGTCCACAAAGCACGGCACCAGTTGACTGTGGTGTAAAAAGCTTCTTGGCTTTGGCAAATGCAGCCTACAAAAGCCAACCTCAGAATATTATCATTCCAATGCAGAGAAGTAAAGCAAGAGAAAAGGCAGGCAAGCACAAATTGATACTTATTGATTACCTGCACATAGCCACTCTCGCCAGTCCAAGAATCATCTGGTTGAGATAATACTGGTACAATTTCAACTCCAGAAGATTCCCAATTTTTAAACCTATCCTATAGAAGTTGAAAGAAACCACGAAATCAAACAACTTGTTTGAACTTCTCCTCAAAATTAGCACAGTATTATCCATGCAGTAACAAGCACAAAACATACCTGATAAGCCATTCGATCTAGGTTGCGTGCACCATAATATAATCGCACATCAGATCTCTGGTCAGCACCAAATCCTCCCTCAATCAGAGACCGGATTGGACTGCAGATAAAGGTATCAAGGAGAAAATACATCAGAAGGGATGGAAAGGGAGGGAGAAGGATTGGAAAAAGAGAGACAAGCATGCAGCATATCAATAGACATACTAGAATCATCTTTCCGATCAAAAAATTAAGGATATACCATTCTGTCCTTGATAGATACGGGGAATGGTGTACCTCAAACATAAGTCC contains the following coding sequences:
- the LOC116004358 gene encoding sarcoplasmic reticulum histidine-rich calcium-binding protein; the protein is MDAKKFIQLVEEKKKRALEKNEARLKWEEKLEAASKAWEDAKAKEKKVKASKNKRRSESESDSESESDGGRKAVKRSHKRHKRHHHHSSDDEDDNNSKRRHHKRHHKRHRRSHSSGSEESSSDDDDGAGRRRHHAKHHRHHQRRRQLDSSASESSDEDHHKRGHGRHRSSKHHHRSHSHDDSTSSDTEGYKRDRSRSLSKSADEIDDSDRNEKQHKKNHHHHRHGHRHHSSHNSHKQQQQEQDGASDDNKQHESE